Within Primulina tabacum isolate GXHZ01 chromosome 5, ASM2559414v2, whole genome shotgun sequence, the genomic segment gatcacccaaataagagatccgtctaacaaaatacgacccgtgagaccgtctgacacaagtttttaccttaaATTTATGGgagtctttttgtttttgtttttgttttttaaatcttttaaagcGGACGACTTTGAAATGGCTTCATGTTTACTGtttcacaaaaaaaaatctaattttaAACTATTATTGACCTTTTGCTGACCACGGTCAACTTTTGACTTTGTCCAAACAAGGAAAAACAAAAATCCTTCTTTGGAATaagaaacaatttttttttcccatgaataaaaaaattataaatcgaAGATTAAGTTAAATGTATCACAAATGTCATGTATGAATTTAAAATTCTTCTCCTTTCAtttctaatttaattttttaaactattataaaaaaattcaaattccaaaaaaataaaaaaaatcaagcaCTCTAGAATTAAATATTCATAATAACATAATCGAAATCCAACCTTAGAAAATTTTCCTAGGATGTGTGTGCTCAAAATTAATAAAGTTTTTAACATTTGGAGATTTCATAAGAACAATGTGGAAATTATATAATGAAGTTGGCTCCATTAATTATTTCTACCTTGTCCCACTACATTATATAAAGTAATGCAGTGGAGCAATATTAACTAGTGGGAGCAAAAGTAGAGCAATCAAAGTGGTGTTGACCTCCcttcaattatatatatatatatatatatatatatatatgagaatTTTGATACGATGCATACTTATCGAGCACATTTATAAAAACTGATAAAGTGTAAATCAGCGCAATTTTTCTATGTTTCACCACATCTAACAGGTGAGTGTTACTTTACCCGCAAGGGCGGAGCTACAAGGTAATATACTCGGGCTTTAGTCCGGGTgacccaaatttttttaaaaaaacttatatgtaaattttgtataattttggaataatatgatattagctcggatagatcaatttaaaatattaaaaaattgtaGAGTTTAAATTCTAGCCCGGGCAGAGCTATATTTCTGGCTCCATCAATGTTTACATGTATTCACGTAAATTTACACTACAAGTGTGTAGTATAtcaaagttatatatatatgaaattttttatgttttatactTATTATACAGATTTATGTGAGCATCAATGAAATATCACCGAGTTGCCTATCCCCGGTAAATATCTAACACTTTCTATGTTACTAGATGGAACAATTTCAAACCCACAATTATTAACAGAAAAAACTTGGACGAGAtgggttatatatatatatatacatagagAGAGAGATCTTACGTCCAGTTTCGTGCGTAACATGGGCGAAGAATGCAGCGATTTCTCGCTTCGAGTCATCACTGGAGCCGACGGTACCGAACTGAGGATACGAGGCAAGAGCCTCAAGAAACGCAGCACGAGTATAGAATCCCTTCCCCTCGCAACTTCCAGCTGCCTGGTCCGCAATCCCGTTAAAAAATGAGTCCGTCGCGATATCCGCCACGGAGACCCCATTGCTGCTAGGCGGGGCGTAGCATGGCCCCGCCTGGCAGCCTTGGCCACAGTAGTCGTTACCGGTGCCGCAATAGCCGAATCGGCTGCAGCACAGGTCCGATGCACAGCCGCAGTTTTGGCCGAAAACCGGAGCCCCGATGGCAAGAAAAATGGCTGTGAAAGTGAGAGCTAGGAAACGTTTTCTTTCACATGGGAAGAAACCCATTTGAGACAACTATATTTCCAAGAAATCTGTTTGTTAAAGAGTGGGGATGAAAATATGTGGTTCTTGCTGGTGAATTTATAGTTGCATGGAGAGGAAATAAGGCAGCCATTAATGTGGAATGCTCTGACTTTGTCGGTAAACACGTTTAGAATTTTCTACGTTTCTTTATTTCTTGTTTGTTGACATTTTCTCCATTGTCAATTAAATTTGGGGGCTATATTCTATTaaaaaaagtaatacattttgtaaataagtaattataatatcatgtttttaataaaatataaaaaatattcttGTTGGattgtttgaaataaaatatattttcacgGTAAATTGTGAACTGTGAAAGATAATTCTGTATTCGACAAAATTGTCGGAAGTAAGAGTGtttggaaatatttttatttatttaacaaaatatCATAATCACTTTTGAAGAATTATAATCAATCATCTTTtcgatttgaattaaattaaaaaaaaacaaaaaaaaccgATTTTTTTAAGTGGAAAGTAAAGAATCACTTTTGGATAATGTTGCGATCACTCCCCGAAAATGTCAATAGTTCTTCTTTCATTTGATATTTAACTTCACCATACTCAATCTTGGACAAAGACTATGTTTATAAATATGTTGGAGTAAGtctattgtgagacgatctcacgaattatCTGTGAGgtggatcaaccctaccgatattcacaataaaaaataatactcgtaacataaaaagtaatatctttttcatggatgacccaaataagagatccgtcttacAAACTACGAccagtgagatcgtctcacacaagtttttgtcaacaTTTGTTAGTGTTAAAACcacttctaattttttataaaaacattttaaaaaaactagaCTCATGTAATTGTTTTTTTAAGTTACATTTTCAGTATCCAAACTCGTTTGGTTTAAATATTTGCAAAAAGCCGACAAAAATGCTGCCATATTTAGCATCATGTTAACGTCACGACAAAATAAAAGTTAAatgcaaattaaaattaaaaatacaaaactCTATATTTTATAAGCCAACT encodes:
- the LOC142547484 gene encoding endochitinase EP3-like — encoded protein: MGFFPCERKRFLALTFTAIFLAIGAPVFGQNCGCASDLCCSRFGYCGTGNDYCGQGCQAGPCYAPPSSNGVSVADIATDSFFNGIADQAAGSCEGKGFYTRAAFLEALASYPQFGTVGSSDDSKREIAAFFAHVTHETGRMCYINEINGPSRDYCDETNTQYPCAPNQGYYGRGPIQLSWNFNYGPAGNSIGFDGLNNPDIVATDRVISFKTALWYWMNNCHDLITSGQGFGATIRAINGALECDGANPSTVTSRVGYYTQYCDQLQVDPGNNLRC